Genomic segment of Notolabrus celidotus isolate fNotCel1 chromosome 1, fNotCel1.pri, whole genome shotgun sequence:
GGAAAAACAGTCATATAAGgtaaataattaatattttttcccCCCATTGTTCGTGAATAAAGTGTTTTCCAATATCAAAATGTTTTGAAGACATTCAGATAGGTACAATTTGTTGAAACCAGAACTTACCAAAATCAAAAAATGTGTGTCAATTTATCAACAGACCTTGAAAAGACACTTCTCAGTCTTCTTGCAACTTCATTTAAGTGAACAGATTCTTAAGTTCTGTAATAACCAGAGGTGCCACATCCTCATCCATCTTTCCTGACTGATTTCTTCCTGTTGCATGTCCATGTCTAAGtgtgtcttcatgtgtgtgtttgcccccCTTGTTAGTTGAAGTGTGCCTCTGCAGAATCCCGATGACCCGATGTTTAAAGAGGAATTCCTGTCTTCTCGCCTCCATTGAATGTAGCGTCTTTATGGCCTCTTTGGAACTCAGTTTGTAAACACAAATACTGCAACACAAAAGGAAAGGAGTGGCAAAATGGCACACAGGAGGAAAGGAGTTGCATACTTGAAGCATCTGCTGGATTTTCATGTCTACATATACTGACACATATGCATGGCAATAGGTAAGGGTAAAAGGAGGTTCAAGTCTGCTCACTATGGGTTTTGAGGAGCAAAATAACAAcattcactgcattaaaaccagaaATTAaccttaaagggacagttttttcttttttctttatgtatGAGGTGCTTTCCGAAAGTAAGCATATTATCCTCAGATATGCCATTCAGCTCAGCTGCTGAATTGAGAAATGGGCTGGAGAAACTGTGCATCACCATTGACTGCTTGCCAACAGGCTGTGTGCAAATCTCAACTGTTAGGCTTTTCTCGGAACAATACCAGAACTCTGGTTGGTTTCTCAATAAACCGGCTACACTAATGCCCCCATCAGAACCCCATCCCTCCAGAAAAcaagaactatccctttaagaaaTGGGTTCAAAACAGAAGAGGATGTCTTTCAAAACCTGGGTGGATGTGTGTATGCAAACATGTACCTCTGTGTGTGGCAGTGTGGGAGTctctgagagagagaatgagatgaGTTAAGGAGATGGactgattgtgtgtgtatgtgtgtgcgcgcgtgggtgcgtgcgtgcgtgcgtgtgcgcaTCAGGGGGTGGGTGCATTAGTCTGTGTCAGACAGCAAAGAGTGCCGCAGTTATCTAGGAATCTGAGCCAAAGCAACCTCagtaacagacagagagagcaggagggcAGAGAGAATGATGAactgaggaaaaaaatgaaagcagagtAGGAAAAGAAGATAGACAAGTATAACACTAGAGACCTCCAAAAGGACAGGTCTGAAAACACTTTCCATCTAAATAAATTTTAAAGCAATATAAAGTGAAGTGAAAGTTTGCTGAGAATCTTCAACAAATCAAGACAGGACGAAGGACTCACAGTTGAGTTGAAGGAGGCTCTTTTCTTGGTGGAAAACCTGGACCAGATTTTGTTTCTGAATTTTCCCCATGATTCCATTCGGTTCTCTGGGTTTGCTCCCTCTGCTATCTCTGTATGTGGGAGCTTTGCTGTCCTCGGACTCTTCTCCGGCCTGCACACGCCCTCCCTGCAGGGACACTCTGGTCGCTGCACCTATCCAGCCTGGCACCAGGGCCTGTGAGGGTCAAACTGGGACAGCAGCCTGCAGGATGGGGGTCTCACTTCCAGCCATCTCAGATGTACTGCAGAGGGTGGAGCATAGGAACAATTTCCCTCAGGTTCAGCATAAGGTAAGACACATAAGCTACAGCACATTTGTCCAAACAAGACTTATTTAACCCACCTTGCAAATAACTAAACCATATTCTAAGAAAAGCCAAAAATGTACCCTTTCCAATCAATTATTTCTCAGTAATTTAACAGTGTGGTGGTAAGGAGAGATGGATAGATTGCTTATTTAATGTACATGTGCCAGCAAGACTGAACAGTGCCATCATTCTGAAACCAGTAGGTCCATCCTCATGGGACAGTCATCTCACTAAACTTGGCACCATCTGACAGCCGTGGGGCAATGACAGTCAGCAATCAAAGAAGGGATAAAATTAGGTCTGCCTTAACAATGTTCTCATCATATGGTTGTGCTGAGCTCATGCAGCAACTGGTGTGTGAGGGAGGTGATTACACAGGCTGATGTAAGTGTAAAAGACAGGTTGAGTGTGACACAAGGCATGACACTGAGCTGTGAAGTTTGTGTGCGGTTCAGCTGCACTATACAATATACTATACAATACAATTGGAAAGAAGCAAATTCCAAGCCAATGCAAAGTTTGCAAGAAATTGAATCCTTAGCTAACATGATGTGAGCTCGGGTGTGAACTAGGGAGCAATAAGCTAATGTAATTTTAGCTAGGCTGAGTACTGATATGAGCTGTTGTCTAATGGTAATTCATGGGTTATCAAATATGTTGATTTCCTTTGAAATGTGTCCTGACATCCCACCAGATTTTCACTATCAATTGTCATATCTCTAAATAAATGATTCAGAAGAGATGTTAACCATTTTCCGATTTGATCGCTGTCTTTGCAGACTGGAGGTGTGAAAGAGCGTCTGGTTCAGCTGCAGCGCTGCATGCGCTCTCTCCAGGAAACAGGGGGGCCCTGGAGTCACAGAGGCCAGGACAGCAACTCTCTAGGGGCCATTTTGGCTCTGATGGCAGCTGTACTGACAGAGTGTGACCTCCACTGTCACAGCCAGGCCCTTGGGGTGATGGCCAAACGACTGGGTGAGGAGTACACATTTATATCACCCACCTCTGCAATACACAGATGAATACACTTGCAgggaaacactgacacacacacacacacacacacgaatgcGTGCAcgaacgcacgcacgcacgcacgcacgcacgcacgcacgcacgcacacacacacacacacacacacacacacacacacgcaccaaaacacacatacaaaatgcCAGTGCAGTCACTCCCCCACACATAGTAAACAGAACCTCAGTGGGGCCTGCTAAGTGCCGGTCATAGGTGAGTGCATTGGAATTTAACTGCACTGAGAACAGTGAAACAAACCCCTATGTACATGCACACAGCTACACTTACTCTATGGATCATGATGTGCAGAAGCTTTAAAGAGTCACAATCCAAACTGGAACCTCTCGGTGTAGATTATAAAGACAAAGCTTCTATTTTGAACCCCTGACAACAGTGTGATAACCCAATCTGTCTCTGGGGTGACAGAGAGTGCAGCCgtggggagagagggggagaaagacCTGCTGCTTTTACTAAAGAGCATCACACAATATCCGCCCACAGGTAGGTACACTTGGAGTGAttacatacaaaaacacacaaccattGTTGATCAATACCTTGAATAGAGATGTACTTTATATGGTTATTAGTTGCCCCTTTGGAGAGGTTACATCCCCAGGACTGTGCAGAGATTTACAAGCTTGGGATCAAAGAGAATGGCATCTACACCATTCAGCCTGACCTGCACAGACCAGCTTTGGAGGTATTTCAGCTTCACCACactcataaaacacacaaacagaccccCTCCCTGTTTCTCCACTTTTAGAGGTGTGCATGCTCTCTGCTGATCACTAAAATCTAGCCTTCATCATATCTTTGTTTTGGCATAGGCTAAATGTGACATGGAGACAGTGGGTGGTGGATGGACAGTGATCCAGTATCGGCAGGACGGCTCACTGGACTTTAACAGGACGTGGCAGGAATACCAGGAGGGCTTTGGCAGTCCACAGGGAGAGCTGTGGCTGGGGAACGCAGCACTTCATGCCCTCACCTCTACTGGACAACACCAAGTTCGTATAGAGCTGGAGGACTGGCACCAACAAAAGCGTCACGCTACCTACAATAACTTCAAAGTGGGCTCAGAGGCACAGAGGTGAAGCATTATGTAAAGGCACAAATACACAATTCCTACAAAAGATATCAATattaaagcccccaaaaatgtgTCTATAGGTGCTCGGTATTCTGATAGAAATGATCTGACAAAAATATGTAACACTCAAAGTGTGGACCATAAACTGTGTAAAAGTGAAAGTAACACAGAAGTTCCTGAAACTTGCATTCTGTCTAACTGCTATAATGTGTTGAACAATATTAGAAAATAGTCCTACTtctcatttaattattttagtcCGAATGGTCCCAATGGTTAGTATAAAATCTTCTACAACGCAGCATGATATTCACATTGGAAAAATTGCCCCATTTAGAGTCACGTTAATTTAAAAGCAAGATAGGGCATGGCTACCTGTCATGGCGTGCAGCTATCTtaaccaggggttctcaaacttttggagccagggactccttacaggtgagaaaattgtccaaggaccccctcataattgtaaaacagattaagcacatgcttactatcatttgcactcttagttgcccttggaacgatttgtattgtaaaacttcaTCAATCTAAATACTTAAGAcctaccatagtgataaacaggtAACACTTCAATCTGAAtcatgtaaataccacttgtatactttaaaacagagggtcatttcattccttgtagactcaacatgacagcctttatacttttcaagtaattgatcttaaaagctttcagaaaattagaagtagcaagactcacatatcccttcgagccactaaatggtatcataacaatggtgtatatgctgttttttaatgacacagcacaattctataatttattagaaatgtattctaacTATTTCAGGGACCGCCAcactatggttcgcagacccccaggggtcccaggaccccactttgagaaccactgatcTAAACAACCTGTCCAAGGGTTAAAGATTACACCTTGTAGTCTTAATATGGTCACTTatggtttaaataaaaaaaagatgcagcCACAATAACAAACATGTTGCTACTTGATGTTTGATGCAACTGTAGCTATgacttttaaatatttacaaagaAAAGTCTTTATTGAATGTAACTCTCAAAATGTACTTTTGCCAACAGCAACATCACCACAACTGACGTTGCATTTGGTTTTGAATTTCACCAGTAAATATTGTAATAACATTGAAATTATCTACAGTCTACATGAGACGTAGttgtatgtgtttttcatgtataATAACTTTGTTGTGCCCATATACAAACCTGGATGTTATATACAAcccttgacaaaaaaaaaagtgtcacatGTTGCTTCTCTTTTCTCCAGGTATCGTCTTACAGCACGGGAGTACTCAGGCGATGCAGGCAATGCCTTGAGCTACAGCAAACGATACAACCATGATGGCAGATCCTTTAGCACCACTGACCAAGACTATGACCGTTATGCAGCCGGGAACTGTGGTCAGTACTACGGTGCAGGCTGGTGGTTTGATGCCTGCTTGGCAGCTAACCTGAATGGACGGTATTATCGAGGTCGTTACAGTGGGGTGACCAATGGTATCTACTGGGGGACATGGTACATCCTGACAGATGGACGAACAGGAGAACGCTACTCCTTCAAGAGGGTGGAGATGAAGACAAGACCCAGGAACTTTGCAGGAACATCCTAAAGACTAAGATCCCATTTATCAGTGTACCATTCTTTAAACTACAATAGTACTAGCCACAGTTCTGCATTGGCATCACAGTTGATAGATGTTTCACTCAATGTGTGGCAGCTTTTATGCCAGTCATCAGTTATATGACAAAAGCAGCTAATAGACTATAGAATAAAGTATTCAAAAATGTCCAAACACTTAACTTGCTAAACTTAACTTATTGCATGTATCATTTGTTCAGGGTAATTctttcctgcaaaaccaaagaaaatcaatttttcaaaatgtgtatTGAAAATACAGTATGTGGATGTTATAGTACATTTCTAGAATCTTTATTGGAGAAATGATATGGTGTGATTAATTTCCATCTTTCACAAGGGTGCTGGGTGAGGTATGAAGACCGAGCTGCAACCTCCTGTGCTGAAAACGGTGCAAGTgccaaaaactgtagttccaggaatggccacttgaggctggcttaaAGAATGAGTCAACTCCCAAATGGGCCCATCTTAAAGTGCCCTGCCTAGTTAACAAATTAATAAGTTGACAAAATGGTTTTATTTCCCCAAACCTGAACACTAggttgattgtttttattacctgTTATACTGCTTTATAGTATCTGTGTTGAAGTTATGCAAAATTAGGGACATGGTAAGTTTGGTTTCAGGCTATCATCTGGGGGTCACTTCAGTTAATTCCAGTCATTCACCTTGACCTTTCGGGGACttgtttgtgccttttttttttcaagtgttgGACATATGCCTGGCTGTGCAGTTAACTATATTATCAGGATGTCCAGGAAATCGGTGCTCCAACCAAGTGGCAACTTCTGGTCTTCAGGAATGAAGCTGacgtggaagtgctaaaaactacagttcctaAGTGTCCATTTAAGGCTGGATCCAGGCATTGGAAACCACAAACAGACCCATCAAGTAATCCGTTGTGAccatacagtaaaaataaacgtgtttacagccctGCTGTATtgtaatttctctatcagcacacactataGGGGGAGGTACATTTTCTTTATAATTCATTAATTTTGAAGATGTTAAAGTGACAAGTGTTGAATAGTTAggggcatagctgacttgactgacaggatgGCACACTCTAGCTATTAGCCAGGGGCCTGCCTCACCTCCACCTCTTTATgcggcgctgtttgtaaagttgtgcacactgaaagtagcaccaacatttctccacatttagctccaaaacgtcataaaactGTAGAGTgaaattttaaaagtcacttttttaacataaagaggaatatttgtgatcttcttcacatttaattttgttgtgaaaaatatattaagttaaaattttgttaaatccaaatgctaaatctaaatctaaatgttaaatctaaatctaaatgttaaatctaaatattaaatataatataaatgataaatataaatataaatgttaaatgttaagtataaatattaaatgttgctctgcaaacctaaatatttagctgatatgcaaattcacactgttgcatatcagctaaatatttaggatcgcagatcaacatttagtatttgtacttaacatttaaaatttatatttatatttaacatttagatttagatttaacatttagatttagatttagcatttggatttaacaatgattttaacttaatatatttttcaaaactaaattaaatgttaagaagatcacaaatattcctctaaatgtgatttaaaaaagtgacttttaaaaattcactacatttttatgacgttttggagctaaatgtggagaaatgttgctgttattttcagtgtgcacaactttacaaacggcgccccatacctctttgcctcttgttaaGTTGATGGAAAGTTAGGTCGAGTCAGTATTACCTATATATGGCGACCACCGACAATATAGGTTTCAAAACCAGGCTTTAGAAACCAAAGAGTgtcgtcacagagactacatccatgtgtGATAAAGTCTATGGCTCCAATTGTTTTAGTTCATGAACACTAGCCATATGTTAGCACTAATCAGAAGGTATCTGCGTCCCTCTTTATGTGCTGGTTAGCTTGTTTTTCatacattgatttatttgttgcAGCCTGTACATCATGGGGGTAAGCACTATTGAAGTATCCAGGCATGCTGTAAGTAAGCTATGTTCCACAAGCTCTCTGAGCTTTCTAAGCCTAAAAATATATGACTCAGGCCAGCAACCAACATAAATAGAAACTCTgcctttaacatttttttggaaATACTAAACATATGATGGCGTTATGTTTTCCAGTTGAAAGCGCTCCCAAAACTTACACAAAACTTTGAAATTGTATCAAATGTCAAACTGGAATTATGTACTTATTATTCAGCTTGCTAATCATCCTGctttgttaaatacttgatcctgattggtcaaaacctcctAGCAGCAGTAATTAAATCTGAAGGTGACACTAGGAACAACCAGATTACACACATCCTATTGAATCAGTCTATGAAAAGGAGTCCTGGCACATTTAGTTTtccctgttttttatttttaaaatgttttttttatatttcaaatcaGCAGACTAAAGCTGAACAACATGGATGAGACCTCAAAATTTACcttgtacattttttaatgaaaaatgtaacttttgtttctttgttaatggctgaccagtcaccaaaaaaaaggacaaagaatAAAGGAGGATAACCGTGCAGAGACTAGCAAAAGAGCTGAGTGAGAGCGATGTTGACCAAACTGGAGGAATAAAGAACATGAAGTATGAGCTTTTGCATTGTCACATTTGTTTTATCCTGGTCACAGTTGCTAGCAGGGAGATTGCAGCTTGCAACAACTAACTTGTTTGTATCATTAAGCTAGCCAGCAAAAATACCAAATAATCAAATTTTAAATGATTACTGTTGTTTTATTACATCtcttacaaaaaaaagtgtgtgtcttAACAAATAAAATTGGGTCAGTTATTGGACATTAAGTTtattagttttgtttgtcttggtAAAGCTTGCTTCAAGAGGACTGCTGCAAGTTCAAACTTGGCAATTTAGCCAGCTAATAAATCAGCCTTTTAACTGTACATTGTATAACATTTATATAGAGCATTTGCTGACTAGTCACTCATCTCCCGCTCCACCATCTCATCAAAAAATGTTCACTTCAGGTACAAAATTCAAGGTGTTGGTGAAATGCGAAAATTGCGGCTCCAAAGCAGCAGTTGAAAAAACCTATGGGTTTCATCACGATGGctaaatctgtttattttataaagTTTAGGTAGATTAATCACTCATTGTCACCTTATgattgtaatgtaatgtattttAGGTCAGATGATGTATCCAGGGAAAATGTCTGAGTTACTGAGGCTAAAAGTTATCATGACCCTGCAGTTAGTTGATACACAGCCTCTCAAATCCAAACTTCAGCACCATGTCGTTCATGGAACAGAGAGCTGACAGGGATTTTAATAGACCCATTTCTGTCCACCCATAGACCCCTCTGTTCCTCATCCAGCTGTTTTAAAGCTGAGCCAAACCCAAAGCTGGTGGTTTCACACATAACGCACAGGAGCCTAGTTTTAGGAGAGGCCATTTTTCATACCTAGCTCATACTTTCCCAGGTCTAAGTCTGACATACTGACCTTTGGGAGCTCTACTCTGTCGTCATACCCTAAAACCAACCTCGACCACAAAACcgtcacagagaaacacactgctTTCTGAAATTGGCACCAGGCAGGCAGAGCCATAGAGAGTTTTCTGGGAATTCAGAGTTGGTTTGTGAGGCCTCAGTTTGACTGAATAATGCTTGGTTGATtctagttgtgtgtgtgtgtgtgagcggtcTATCCCTCCAACAAGCTGGGTGTCTAATATTAACCAGTGAGGGGGCTCAGCATGCTCCAATctaaacacacagactcaccACGGGTAGACTCCCAACCAGTCAAGGTATTTCACACACACTACTTATACACACACTGGGACATGCCTCTATTCAggtgcacacttttttttccatctctcacacacatactcgCATACACACAGGaggctctgtctctctcagcagACAAAGAGATGAATGATGTGCTTGACTTCATTAAAACAAGAGCACTTTAAACATGAAGTGCCCTCTATTTAAGATGGTTTGATCATGCTGCctcaattatcattattaagccactagctttttttttcccttttctttgtctcacataaatgctaacagaaagccgctcaacacacacattctcacacacatacacactaacagCAGAAAGTTCACTGAATGCAATCAAAATCATTCACCCATATAAGCATTACCATATCAGCTTGCTCATTTGGTttcatctttgtgtgtgtgtctgcactacaggagaaaacaataaaaggtTGAAAGGTCAAAGACTATgctctgccccctggtggcttcATTTCGTATTGAAGAGTGCAAGAAAAGCTCTGTTTTTAACCAAAGATATCTGCTGGAATCTGCAGTGAGTCTGCTTGGAATGAACACATTTTAGGTCCCTATAAAGTTTAAAATGACATTGAtattttaaaagtgtaaaattAAGGTTAGAAATTACCTAAAAACAAACCTTACTGAGCTGCACTCACTTGAAATGTCAATGAGTCCCTCTATCATCTTCATTTCTCCTCTTTGAATCCATCAGTCTTGTTGACAGGGAGGAACAGAGGCCCAGGGTTGTGTCACCACAGTATCCTGGCACTGTGTCTGGCGCTGGGTGATAGTGTAGCTGCTGCAGAGTGTGAGGGGTACCCGCAGGCTCTGCTGCCCTCAGGCCGGAAGTTTCAGCCTGGGCAGCGGTTAGCCAGCACATCCCGCTTTGAGAAACACAGCACTCCTCTGAGGGGAGTTCCCCCTGTAACCCAGTATCAATTATATCTGTGAGCTATAAGAAGACATCAGATTGAAAACAGAAGCCTAACTTACCTTGATGACTCTtggaaaatatgttaaaaacactCATTGCACTTGAGGGGGGGCATGAATAAGATGTGTAATCAAGATCATTTTCAAGTCATGATGAATGCAGAAACTCTTACAATCATACTAATacttaaaataactttatttatattacttTTAGAACAAAAATCCAGACCGTGCCTCGGAAAACAACCAAAAACAGGTCAGATCATAAAGCAACACATCAACCCAAGAACATGACTGAACACAGCAAGATTATTAGAGCATAGTCAGTAACACGTCAAACCAAGAGgacaaaagataaacaaaaaaactgaaaaagataaagacagaaacaagagaacaatagaaaagaataaaaagtaaaagtgtGGAGATAATACAAACATTAACCACAAAAAATGTGACTGCAATACatgttgaacacatttttttcatctcTTCATGCAGgtgacatccatccatcaatccagaCAACTTAAATAGTGATCAAGAAAGTGCATCAGCAGAATGAAGCTTCAACTTACGCTGCACAATTTCACTTAGTTCACTTCCCACATCAAGTTTCATCCTCAGCTCTACTTCAGTGTCAGACGGCACCAGAGTGGACCAAAACCTCATGAAATGAATAATCTGCTACTGTAGATAGAGCAACAATAAATCCAGCATACCATGTAgacaaacagcaacaatatAGACTGACTGTTTAAAATCCACCATCTCTCATTATGACTACTTCAAAACTTAACTGTACAACAAGTAAATATGTCTGCTAACACCAGGTGGCGATATTgtgtaacagagacagaaaaaatggTTGTCTCCCTTGTCTGGCTGGTACTTtcacatgagaaacaaaaagaagcagaaacacTGAGCATAGAAATGAATGAACAATAGATATTGTGCTCCATATGAAAATAAACAGTCAAAACAATAAGTGGGTTAAACACAAAATGCTTACGAGCTAACTGCTGCCAGAAAAAGTGAATGATGTCATGTATTAAGCTTTCATTTAGGAAAAATGTGATTTCTTACAGTGGTTTGATGTCAATGAATGATAAGTTTTAAGGTCATGTCATAGGACAAGTGAAAAAACAAGAGCAATGGCTTGCAAATGTCAAACAGGGCTTACTCTCCCCTCCACACTCAAGACCCTCAGAATAAAAGAATAGCATAGAAAACACTATTTGTATGCATTGTGCATGCAAAAGGCAAAAAATTGTCTTTGGCTTGTACATGCTGGCGACAGGACATGGCCATTTTAC
This window contains:
- the si:ch211-157b11.8 gene encoding fibroleukin, with amino-acid sequence MSCCLMTGGVKERLVQLQRCMRSLQETGGPWSHRGQDSNSLGAILALMAAVLTECDLHCHSQALGVMAKRLESAAVGREGEKDLLLLLKSITQYPPTVAPLERLHPQDCAEIYKLGIKENGIYTIQPDLHRPALEAKCDMETVGGGWTVIQYRQDGSLDFNRTWQEYQEGFGSPQGELWLGNAALHALTSTGQHQVRIELEDWHQQKRHATYNNFKVGSEAQRYRLTAREYSGDAGNALSYSKRYNHDGRSFSTTDQDYDRYAAGNCGQYYGAGWWFDACLAANLNGRYYRGRYSGVTNGIYWGTWYILTDGRTGERYSFKRVEMKTRPRNFAGTS